In Acidobacteriota bacterium, a genomic segment contains:
- the hflX gene encoding GTPase HflX, whose protein sequence is MAWRSHARPRASQLVAAAEAGTARLPASLERAEAALAELRALTESAGGHVAGSLLQQRPAPDPATLIGSGKLAELAATARGTDLVIFDRELSPTQQRNLEQALEVRVLDRTQLILDIFARHARTREGQLQVELAQLEYRLPRLAGRGRSMSRLGGGIGTRGPGETQLESDRRRIHHRIRVLKLALERVRAQRGEQRRQRESVPLATVALVGYTNAGKSTLFNALTGAGVMTSSRMFATLDPTLRSIRLPSKRTVLLSDTVGFLRDLPHGLINAFRATLEEVTRASLLLVVTDASAPEREQQETQVHQVLAELGVSTVPQIRVWNKSDLLAGAPPEQPHPGAEPVLVSARTGAGLDRLIQRLDEQLPLDRLEEVRLQVPHPAGKIVHLLHERGQILAESHSGSRVDLLARVPASLLPQLQEFRAQSKR, encoded by the coding sequence GTGGCGTGGCGCAGCCATGCCCGGCCCCGCGCCAGTCAACTCGTTGCGGCCGCCGAAGCCGGCACCGCGCGTCTGCCGGCCAGCCTCGAACGCGCTGAAGCCGCCCTCGCGGAGTTGCGCGCGTTAACGGAAAGCGCGGGCGGGCACGTTGCCGGCAGCCTGTTGCAGCAGCGGCCGGCGCCCGATCCGGCTACCCTCATCGGCTCCGGCAAGCTCGCCGAGCTCGCCGCCACCGCTCGCGGTACCGATCTGGTGATTTTCGATCGCGAGCTCAGCCCCACGCAGCAGCGCAATCTCGAGCAGGCGCTCGAAGTCCGGGTGCTGGACCGCACGCAATTGATCCTCGACATTTTCGCCCGCCACGCCCGCACGCGCGAAGGTCAGCTCCAGGTAGAGCTGGCGCAACTGGAGTACCGGCTGCCGCGCCTCGCCGGCCGCGGCCGTTCCATGTCCCGCCTGGGCGGCGGCATTGGCACGCGCGGACCGGGCGAAACCCAGCTTGAAAGCGATCGCCGCCGCATTCACCACCGCATTCGTGTGCTCAAGCTGGCGCTGGAACGGGTGCGTGCACAGCGCGGCGAGCAGCGGCGCCAGCGCGAAAGCGTGCCGCTGGCCACAGTAGCGCTGGTCGGCTATACCAATGCCGGCAAAAGCACCTTGTTCAATGCCCTCACCGGCGCCGGCGTCATGACCTCCAGCCGCATGTTCGCCACCCTCGATCCCACCCTCCGCTCCATCCGGCTGCCGAGCAAACGCACCGTGCTGCTCTCCGACACCGTCGGCTTCCTGCGCGACCTGCCCCACGGCCTCATCAACGCCTTCCGGGCCACCCTGGAAGAAGTCACCCGCGCCAGCTTGCTGCTCGTGGTCACCGATGCCTCTGCGCCGGAGCGCGAGCAACAGGAAACGCAGGTACACCAGGTGCTGGCCGAACTGGGCGTTTCCACCGTCCCCCAAATCCGGGTTTGGAACAAGTCCGACCTGCTTGCCGGCGCCCCGCCCGAACAGCCGCACCCGGGCGCAGAGCCGGTCCTGGTGAGCGCGCGCACCGGCGCCGGCCTCGATCGGCTTATTCAGCGTCTGGATGAGCAGTTGCCGCTGGATCGGCTGGAAGAGGTGCGCCTGCAGGTGCCTCATCCGGCGGGCAAAATCGTGCACTTGCTGCACGAACGCGGTCAAATCCTGGCCGAATCCCACTCTGGTTCGCGGGTCGATCTGCTGGCGCGCGTACCCGCTTCCCTGCTGCCTCAGTTACAGGAATTCCGCGCCCAGAGCAAGCGTTAA
- a CDS encoding MFS transporter, whose translation MIGLLAWAHFLNDGAANYLPGILPALLAALALPLRDAGILVGFLIAFQALQPFAGILADRSNARVMITLGLAGSSLGAAWIGWASNAQALIGALVVIGICNTLFHPPALTGVRRLAAGSGENATAVFLVGGEVGRGLWPLLAGIVVTAWGLHALWVLALAAIPTLPLLWSRVPVRMHPAARTGAWRGIREAGQPLRMVIVYSALRATQITGVSAFVPLLWEARGGKLVAGAGLITTMLVTGIIGNLGAAALARHWGRRPLVIVNTAAFTVLLAVFLLASGIWLWITMALLGIAVFATLSLTVLMCQDQLPRNPSLGSGLALGFSNALGAGLVAALGLLAPLWGPEGVLWTFVVCGAPAFLFAFALPADAPPPTTHHSPPTTATQSLSSS comes from the coding sequence TTTGCCGGCGCTGCTGGCGGCGCTGGCGCTGCCGCTGCGCGATGCCGGCATTCTGGTCGGCTTCCTGATTGCCTTTCAGGCATTGCAACCGTTTGCGGGCATTCTTGCCGACCGCAGCAATGCGCGGGTGATGATCACCCTTGGTCTGGCGGGGTCGTCGCTGGGCGCGGCCTGGATCGGCTGGGCATCGAACGCGCAGGCGCTGATTGGCGCGCTGGTGGTGATCGGCATCTGCAATACGCTGTTTCATCCGCCGGCGCTGACGGGCGTGCGGCGGCTGGCGGCGGGAAGCGGCGAGAACGCGACGGCGGTATTTCTGGTGGGCGGCGAAGTCGGCCGCGGCCTCTGGCCGCTGCTGGCCGGCATTGTGGTCACTGCCTGGGGATTGCACGCGCTCTGGGTGCTGGCGCTGGCCGCCATCCCCACGCTGCCGCTGCTGTGGTCGCGCGTGCCGGTGCGCATGCACCCGGCGGCGCGGACGGGCGCCTGGCGCGGCATTCGCGAGGCGGGACAGCCGCTGCGCATGGTTATCGTCTATTCGGCGCTGCGGGCCACGCAAATCACCGGCGTGAGCGCCTTTGTGCCGCTGCTGTGGGAGGCGCGCGGCGGCAAGCTGGTGGCGGGCGCGGGGCTGATCACCACCATGCTGGTGACGGGCATCATCGGCAATCTGGGCGCGGCGGCGCTGGCGCGGCACTGGGGACGGCGGCCGCTGGTGATCGTCAACACCGCGGCGTTTACGGTCTTGCTGGCCGTATTCCTGCTGGCCAGCGGCATCTGGCTGTGGATCACCATGGCGCTGCTGGGCATTGCGGTTTTTGCCACGCTATCGCTGACGGTGTTGATGTGCCAGGACCAATTGCCGCGCAACCCCTCGCTGGGTTCCGGCCTGGCGCTCGGCTTTTCCAATGCGCTCGGCGCCGGCCTGGTGGCCGCGCTGGGCTTGCTGGCGCCGCTGTGGGGGCCCGAAGGCGTGCTCTGGACATTCGTGGTCTGCGGCGCCCCGGCATTTCTGTTTGCCTTTGCGCTGCCGGCCGACGCCCCTCCGCCCACCACCCACCACTCGCCCCCCACCACGGCTACACAAAGTCTGAGCAGCTCATGA
- the hfq gene encoding RNA chaperone Hfq: protein MEKASQNIQDSFLNAARKEKQAITIYLLSGVKLIGRIRSFDKYCLVLESNSQEQMIFKHAISTVVLQHNALQRNSAREHADHRPVAAVHNEAAPAAAALAASDPKEP, encoded by the coding sequence ATGGAAAAAGCCTCGCAAAACATTCAAGACTCATTCCTCAATGCTGCACGCAAGGAAAAACAGGCGATTACGATTTATTTGCTGAGTGGCGTAAAACTCATCGGCCGTATTCGCAGCTTTGATAAGTACTGCCTGGTCCTGGAGTCCAATAGCCAGGAGCAGATGATCTTCAAGCACGCGATCTCGACTGTCGTTCTCCAACACAACGCCCTGCAGCGCAACTCCGCGCGCGAACATGCTGACCACCGTCCCGTGGCTGCAGTCCACAACGAAGCCGCCCCTGCGGCGGCAGCTCTCGCCGCCAGCGATCCGAAGGAGCCCTAG